The following coding sequences are from one Lolium rigidum isolate FL_2022 chromosome 6, APGP_CSIRO_Lrig_0.1, whole genome shotgun sequence window:
- the LOC124666456 gene encoding uncharacterized protein LOC124666456, producing the protein MGFSINGSEDVKGLAASLGELQVEASPSSPSREKEIDWLGNGDDAATDDDVWDDSAILDRDWAHRKNQFVKMGYRDGITEGQKDAAQEGFNIGFGQSVHVGYKWGLVRGITSALDSLPDSLKEKLLLDGRRKGKLEDLHKSVQGISSEGALRLFHESILQDNPPPEENRLQTVPNDLLLLLNECPDVQVPEELTRVP; encoded by the exons ATGGGTTTCTCGATTAACGGCTCCGAAGACGTGAAGGGTTTGGCAGCGTCCCTTGGAGAGCTACAGGTTGaggcatcgccatcatcaccatcgagggagaaagaaattgaTTGGCTTG GCAATGGTGATGATGCTGCTACCGATGATGACGTTTGGGATGATTCTGCCATCTTAGACAGGGATTGGGCCCACAGGAAGAACCAGTTCGTTAAG ATGGGCTATAGGGATGGCATAACTGAAGGGCAGAAGGATGCTGCACAAGAGGGCTTCAATATTGGGTTTGGGCAATCAGTGCATGTTGGATACAAGTGGGGTCTCGTTCGGGGGATCACTAG TGCACTAGATAGTCTTCCCGACAGTCTAAAAGAAAAGTTGTTGCTCGATGGCCGGCGTAAAGGAAAACTTGAAGATTTGCACAAGTCTGTGCAAGGAATTTCATCCGAGGGTGCACTGAGGCTGTTTCATGAGAGTATTCTGCAGGATAATCCTCCACCGGAGGAAAACAGGCTTCAAACTGTTCCAAACGACCTTCTTCTATTGTTGAACGAATGCCCAGATGTTCAGGTTCCTGAAGAGTTGACACGAGTTCCATAA